AACCAGCGTCGGGGCCCTCTTGGCGAGGGGCGCGGCTTGTACCTCGGCCACGTTCAGGGTCAACAAACTTCGTCGAACCTTTTCTTCCCCCCACTGCGGATCAGGGCGCTTGAGGCGCCGCGCTCGTTGGTGGGGGGTTCGACTCTGTACCCCTTCGTTCCCGATGCGTCAATTCCCAGGTGATCCACCGAACAAAATGAGCGGATCACCTCGCGATTTGCGCACCCGGATCGCCACCTGCAAGTCCCTCCCCAGATTGATGCCCTGGAGGGAGGCGTCCTGGTGTCCTCAGGCGGACGGGCGAGGGCGCCTCGCTGCGCGTGCCCGGGGCTCCTCTGGGCCCTTGCTTCTTCGGCCCTTGGGTCGCCACACCGTCCCGACGAGGTAGTCCGCCAGGGGGAAGGTGAGATTGAAGTGGAAGCGGGTCATGCGGCTCGGATCGTGGTGCACCTGATGGTGCGCGCGGAGCCAGGCGAGCCCGGGCCACCGGACAATCGGATGCCCTTCAGGCAGGTGGTAGCTGAGGTGGAGCCACTCATAGGAGAGGTAGTAGCCCAGCGCCGTCGCCACGAAGAGCAGGCCCACGTTCGCCGAGGCGAGCACGAAGCAGAGCAGCCCGAGCGGCAGGGCGATGGCCCCGAGGAAGAACGCGAGCAGCACCGGAGGGAAGAGCACCAGCTTGAAGTCGCGGCTCGACTCGGTCTCCATCGACTGGTGCGTGAAGAACCGATGGTGCTGCCCTGTGTGGCGCGCGAAGACCGCGCTCATCCCGGGGCGGCGCCGATGCATCGGGCCTCGGTGCCCGAGGAACTCCACCCCGTTCGCCAGGAGGATGACTCCGGGGACGGTCAGCAGCTCGGCGGGCCGGGGATGCTCCAGCCAGGAGAGGGCGAGCGACATGCCCCCCAGGCAGCTCAGCGTGGTGAAGGCCAGGTGTCCCCAGCCCGAGTAGCGCGGGCTCACCGCTCGGCGCCGGTAGACCTCGCGAAACTCCGCGACTCGCTTGGGGATGTGGGGCTCGCCCATCTGGACAGCCTAGCGCGCCCCTCTTTCCCCGCGGGCTAGGACTCCTCGGCCTTCGTGGCCTTCCGCCGGGCCAGCGTCTTCTGGAGCTTCTTCATCCGATCCAGGATGAGCGTGCGCTTGAGGCTCGACAGGTGGTCCACGAAGACGTGGCCGTCCAGGT
The Myxococcaceae bacterium JPH2 genome window above contains:
- a CDS encoding sterol desaturase family protein, with protein sequence MGEPHIPKRVAEFREVYRRRAVSPRYSGWGHLAFTTLSCLGGMSLALSWLEHPRPAELLTVPGVILLANGVEFLGHRGPMHRRRPGMSAVFARHTGQHHRFFTHQSMETESSRDFKLVLFPPVLLAFFLGAIALPLGLLCFVLASANVGLLFVATALGYYLSYEWLHLSYHLPEGHPIVRWPGLAWLRAHHQVHHDPSRMTRFHFNLTFPLADYLVGTVWRPKGRRSKGPEEPRARAARRPRPSA